In one Babylonia areolata isolate BAREFJ2019XMU chromosome 14, ASM4173473v1, whole genome shotgun sequence genomic region, the following are encoded:
- the LOC143289485 gene encoding uncharacterized protein LOC143289485, whose amino-acid sequence MGTLVKKRVKQLYNNLKEQLQEGDSHLQEGLTHEKDARKEGDDRLEEELDEDVTWLKGKLAKERRRVEDELTEGEATTNKEITELKEAFEKLQDSVKQWTQSAVMEDLKQMPDFQAELNSTQHQLQTNQHQLQTNQQQMKTNQQQMKTNQQQMKTTEEELNRTRQQLQISDEQIRSLRPSAGSTFVR is encoded by the exons ATGGGGACTCTTGTCAAAAAACGAGTGAAGCAACTTTACAACAACCTGAAAGAACAGCTCCAGGAGGGGGATTCACACTTACAGGAGGGCTTGACACACGAAAAGGACGCACGGAAGGAAGGCGATGACAGACTGGAGGAAGAGTTGGATGAGGACGTAACCTGGCTGAAAGGGAAGCTGGCCAAAGAACGACGCCGTGTGGAGGACGAGCTGACAGAAGGAGAGGCAACGACGAACAAAGAGATAACAGAGCTGAAGGAAGCCTTTGAGAAACTGCAAGACAGCGTCAAGCAATGGACACAATC TGCAGTGATGGAAGacctgaagcagatgcctgacttccAAGCAGAACTGAACAGCACCCAGCACCAGCTGCAGACAAACCAGCACCAGCTGCAGACAAACCAGCAGCAGATGAAGACAAACCAGCAGCAGATGAAGACAAACCAGCAGCAGATGAAGACCACGGAGGAAGAACTGAACAGGACCCGCCAACAGCTGCAGATTTCAGATGAACAGATCCGTTCCCTGAGGCCCAGTGCTG GATCCACGTTTGTGAGGTGA